The following are encoded in a window of candidate division KSB1 bacterium genomic DNA:
- a CDS encoding argininosuccinate synthase, producing the protein MDRIKKVVLAYSGGLDTSIIIPWLKENYGCEVIAFAADVGQEEELEGLQEKALATGASKCYIEDLRKTFIEEYIWPTLKAGAVYEGRYLLGTSFARPLIARRQVEIATAEGADAVAHGCTGKGNDQVRFELTYKAFNPKLHVIAPWREWNIRSREDAIAYAVEHNVPITATKEKIYSNDRNIWHISHEGGDLEDPWNMPKEEMFKLTASLQKAPDKPEFIQIDFERGVPVAVNGDRLDSVSLLKTLNKIAGKHGIGRVDVVENRLVGMKSRGVYETPGGTLLFIAHRELESLVLDRDTMHFKEMIAPKYAELVYNGQWFTPLREALDAFVESTQQNVTGSVRLQLYKGNVVIAGRKSPYSLYREELATFGEEDVYDQTDAKGFINLFGLPIKVRSLVQIDWGKKKDYEEPDYSIFKRD; encoded by the coding sequence ATGGACAGAATAAAAAAGGTTGTGCTGGCTTATTCCGGCGGACTCGATACATCGATCATCATTCCTTGGTTGAAGGAAAATTACGGCTGCGAGGTTATCGCCTTTGCGGCTGATGTCGGGCAGGAAGAGGAACTCGAAGGGCTGCAGGAAAAAGCCTTGGCCACCGGCGCTTCCAAGTGCTATATCGAAGACCTGCGTAAAACCTTTATCGAGGAGTACATTTGGCCGACTCTCAAAGCCGGTGCCGTGTATGAGGGCCGCTATCTGTTGGGGACTTCGTTCGCCCGGCCGCTGATTGCACGGCGTCAGGTCGAAATCGCTACGGCCGAAGGCGCCGACGCCGTGGCGCACGGCTGCACCGGCAAAGGCAACGACCAGGTCCGCTTCGAGCTCACTTATAAGGCTTTTAATCCGAAACTGCACGTCATTGCGCCGTGGCGGGAATGGAACATCCGCTCGCGCGAGGATGCCATCGCCTATGCCGTCGAACACAACGTGCCCATCACGGCCACCAAGGAAAAGATCTACAGCAACGACCGCAATATCTGGCACATCAGTCACGAGGGCGGCGACTTGGAGGATCCTTGGAACATGCCCAAGGAAGAGATGTTCAAGCTGACCGCCTCGCTGCAGAAAGCTCCGGACAAGCCCGAGTTCATTCAAATCGATTTCGAAAGAGGCGTACCGGTGGCCGTAAACGGGGATCGGTTGGATTCCGTTTCGCTGCTCAAGACTCTCAACAAGATTGCCGGCAAGCACGGCATCGGTCGCGTGGACGTAGTAGAAAACCGCCTGGTCGGCATGAAATCGCGCGGCGTGTACGAAACACCCGGCGGTACGCTGCTTTTCATCGCCCATCGCGAGCTGGAAAGTCTGGTTCTCGATCGCGATACCATGCATTTCAAAGAAATGATCGCGCCCAAATATGCCGAGCTGGTCTATAACGGTCAATGGTTTACGCCGCTGCGCGAAGCGCTCGACGCTTTCGTCGAATCGACGCAGCAAAATGTCACCGGATCGGTGCGGCTGCAGCTTTACAAAGGCAATGTCGTCATTGCCGGGCGCAAATCGCCTTATTCGCTCTATCGCGAAGAGTTGGCCACCTTCGGCGAGGAGGATGTGTACGATCAAACCGACGCCAAAGGGTTTATCAATCTGTTCGGGTTGCCGATCAAGGTTCGCTCGCTCGTTCAGATCGATTGGGGCAAGAAAAAAGATTACGAAGAGCCGGATTATTCGATCTTTAAGCGGGACTGA
- a CDS encoding creatininase family protein, which produces MEWINISSVQFEALRDESGVCIVPLGCLERHSDHLPLGTDSLLAYRLACLAAEIEPAIVFPPQHYMMVASAAAHPGAVVFDVKQVIAVLEHLFTEISRNGFKKIILYNFHGGNRNVTPLLLQNHLARQPLDYMLYMPKFDWEIEDVIKVYCDSKFGGHADEWETSLMLYLYPHLVNMAAVPEPHVGLPQHRLQAFKEAQIKTPLDFYADYPTHYAGEAKWASAEKGERAAKVIVERLARVIRLVRDDSVAPALQQEFAELMGRIG; this is translated from the coding sequence ATGGAATGGATCAACATTTCCTCCGTACAGTTTGAAGCATTACGCGACGAAAGCGGCGTCTGCATTGTGCCTCTCGGTTGCCTGGAAAGACATTCCGACCATCTGCCGTTGGGAACCGACAGTCTGCTCGCTTATCGGTTGGCCTGTTTGGCGGCCGAGATCGAACCGGCGATCGTCTTTCCGCCGCAGCATTATATGATGGTCGCTTCGGCCGCTGCGCATCCGGGCGCCGTCGTCTTTGATGTCAAGCAGGTCATCGCCGTGCTCGAACATTTGTTTACCGAAATTTCGCGTAACGGTTTTAAAAAGATCATTCTCTACAACTTTCACGGCGGTAACCGTAACGTCACGCCGTTGCTCCTTCAGAACCATTTGGCTCGCCAGCCGCTCGATTACATGCTTTATATGCCGAAATTCGATTGGGAGATCGAGGACGTTATCAAAGTCTATTGCGATTCTAAATTCGGCGGCCACGCCGACGAGTGGGAAACCAGCCTCATGCTTTACCTTTATCCGCACTTGGTAAATATGGCCGCGGTGCCGGAACCGCACGTCGGGCTGCCGCAGCACAGGCTGCAGGCCTTTAAAGAGGCGCAGATCAAAACGCCGTTAGACTTTTACGCCGACTATCCGACGCACTATGCCGGAGAAGCCAAATGGGCGAGTGCGGAAAAAGGTGAACGCGCCGCCAAAGTCATTGTTGAGCGTTTGGCGCGGGTGATTCGGCTGGTGCGTGATGACTCGGTTGCGCCGGCGTTGCAGCAGGAATTTGCCGAGCTGATGGGCAGAATCGGCTGA